From the Hyphomicrobiaceae bacterium genome, the window GATGAGAATGCTTCGTTATCTGTTCCTTTGCCTGGGAGCGCTATTTGCGGTTCTGCCGGTTAATCCGGCCTTCTCGGCGCCGAAAGCAGCTGTCTTTCCGTTCGATATGCGCGATGTGGAGCAGGAAGGCGAAATAGTTCCCCAATACAACGAAGAGGATTTGCGCCGCCTCAAGGTAATCGCTGACGAACTGCGCACGTTAATGACAAAAGACGGCCGATACGAACTTGTCGATCTGACCCCTTACGAGTCTGAGATCCAAATGGCTGCCCCACTGGCGAAATGCGATGGCTGCGAAGCTCCGATCGCTCAAAAGGCGGGCGCTGACATTGCGGTCACCGGTTTTGTCGACAAGTGGTCGGATGCGCTGATTAGCATTCAGGTTTTTGTCCGCGATGTTAAGTCCGGCAAGCTTACGAAAGCCATGTCGGCAGAGGTGCGGGGCAATACCGATGAGCTATGGCTGCACGGGATTAGCTGGCTTTGGCGCAATCGTTTCAATGTCGAGGAGACGAAGAACTGATGCTCGACAGGCGACATGTGCTTCTCATGGGGGCCGGCGCCGCAGCGTTTGCGCTTGCGCCGGCGGGGTCGCGCGCTGCCAGCATGGTCCGGTTGACCTCGGTAAAGTATGGAACTGTGAGTTGGCTGATCGAGACGATCAGACAATATGATCTCGATAAAAAGAACGGCCTCGATTTACAAGTCGTCGAGGTTGCCAACAATCAGGCCGGTCCCGTTGCGCTGCTGGCGGGCGAGGCGGACGTGATTGTAACCGACTGGACGTGGGCGTTGCGCTTGCGCTCGAAGGGCAACGATTTGAAGTTCTCGCCCTACTCCTCGGCGCTTGGAAGCCTTTTGGTTCCCAAAGACAGCCCAATCAAGACGCTGGCCGATCTGGAAGGTAAACGCGTGGGAGTCGCTGGCACCAGCATCGACAAGAGCTGGGTGCTCCTTCGCGCTTACGGGATGAAGCTGCTTGGCAAAGATCTGGAGAAGATCTGCCAGCCCGTTTACGGTGCGCCTCCACTGGTCACTGAAGAGTTCCGGAATGGTCGGCTCGATGCCTGTCTCAATTTCTGGACCTACGCGGCGCGGTTGACGACGGAAGGTGCCAAGCAGCTTCTGACGGTCGACGACATCATTAAGGCTCTGGATGTTTCACCCATTCCGCCGCTCGTCGGCTTTGTATGGTCGGAACAGGAGGTACAGGCCAACGGCGTTTCCATCGAGCCCTTGCTGGCGGCGGTGGCGGACGCCAATCAGCTCTTAGCCACGTCCGACGAGGCGTGGGAACGCATCAAGCCGCTTGTAAAGCCGTTCAGCGACGCAGAATTTGTGGCGCTGAGAGAATATTTCAGGTCCGGCGTTCCAGGGCCCTG encodes:
- a CDS encoding DUF3280 domain-containing protein — its product is MRMLRYLFLCLGALFAVLPVNPAFSAPKAAVFPFDMRDVEQEGEIVPQYNEEDLRRLKVIADELRTLMTKDGRYELVDLTPYESEIQMAAPLAKCDGCEAPIAQKAGADIAVTGFVDKWSDALISIQVFVRDVKSGKLTKAMSAEVRGNTDELWLHGISWLWRNRFNVEETKN
- a CDS encoding transporter substrate-binding domain-containing protein produces the protein MLDRRHVLLMGAGAAAFALAPAGSRAASMVRLTSVKYGTVSWLIETIRQYDLDKKNGLDLQVVEVANNQAGPVALLAGEADVIVTDWTWALRLRSKGNDLKFSPYSSALGSLLVPKDSPIKTLADLEGKRVGVAGTSIDKSWVLLRAYGMKLLGKDLEKICQPVYGAPPLVTEEFRNGRLDACLNFWTYAARLTTEGAKQLLTVDDIIKALDVSPIPPLVGFVWSEQEVQANGVSIEPLLAAVADANQLLATSDEAWERIKPLVKPFSDAEFVALREYFRSGVPGPWTQAETASAGKLTQLLIELGDAELVGDGTRFDPNLFHTRTG